The Corynebacterium confusum genome has a window encoding:
- a CDS encoding IclR family transcriptional regulator translates to MRKIQVPAAHNALRILSLLSAIDVPISAARIRSDLDLPRSSTYHLLNELVESGFVVHLPENQTYGLGLAAYAMASAYTTQQPLVRLSHRFVERAANLASGSGHLSRLAGSEVVYLHEVRSPGAVSLVTEVGVRLQALRSASGRVMLAYLPEAEVRATFATAGQEGSLRQFRECLAQVRERGWEEETEEISRGQASLAVPVLDHLARPAASLAVTFGVGRLGDATRAAVLGHLQASAREIAARMYGAR, encoded by the coding sequence GTGAGAAAGATTCAGGTCCCCGCCGCCCACAATGCCCTGCGGATTCTATCGCTGCTGTCCGCCATCGACGTGCCGATTTCGGCCGCGCGTATCCGCAGCGATCTGGACCTGCCGCGGTCGAGCACGTACCACCTGCTCAACGAGCTGGTGGAGTCGGGCTTTGTGGTCCACCTGCCGGAAAACCAGACCTACGGGCTGGGGCTGGCGGCCTACGCGATGGCCTCGGCGTACACGACGCAGCAGCCGCTGGTGCGCCTGAGCCACCGCTTTGTCGAGCGGGCAGCGAACCTGGCGAGCGGATCTGGCCACCTGTCGCGCTTGGCCGGCTCGGAGGTCGTCTACCTGCACGAGGTCCGCAGCCCGGGGGCGGTCTCCCTGGTTACGGAGGTGGGAGTGCGCTTGCAGGCGCTGCGCTCGGCCTCCGGCAGGGTCATGCTCGCCTACCTGCCGGAAGCGGAGGTGCGTGCTACCTTTGCCACCGCGGGGCAGGAGGGCAGTCTGCGGCAGTTCCGCGAGTGCCTAGCCCAGGTGCGCGAGCGCGGCTGGGAGGAGGAAACGGAGGAGATCTCGCGCGGGCAGGCATCGTTGGCCGTGCCGGTGCTCGATCACCTGGCGCGCCCGGCCGCCAGCCTGGCGGTGACCTTCGGGGTGGGCCGGCTGGGCGATGCCACCCGTGCCGCCGTCCTGGGCCACCTGCAGGCCTCCGCGCGGGAGATCGCGGCGCGGATGTACGGTGCCCGGTGA
- the hutH gene encoding histidine ammonia-lyase — MAEFKADKTAYQAGGIQEVEIGIGGLSIAEVVAVARHGARVTVVPEALDEVAATRQRVEDLAASDTPVYGISTGFGALARRHIPAEKRAQLQLSLVRSHAAGSGPEVEEEVIRALMLLRLSTLCTGRTGVRPVVVQTYAAALNAGVVPVVYEYGSLGCSGDLAPLAHCALALLGEGEVRVEGKRQPAAEALERAGIEPLQLREKEGLALINGTDGMLGQLCLAIADLEALARQADIATALTVEGLQGSLDVFADDLQQLRPHPGQAAAAANIRALAAGSENLSAAHDEFAQSHVQDAYSVRCAPQVAGGFRDTLEHARQVAVNELAAAVDNPVVALDGRVVSNGNFHGAPVAYALDFLAIVLADLASISERRTDRFLDVARNRGLPAFVAADPGVDSGHMIAQYTQAGIVSELKRLAAPASADSIPSSAMQEDHVSMGWSAARKLRRGIDGAQRVVAIEILTAARGIGLRDSAPGDGVTAVVAALRERVPGVGPDRYLAPEIEQAVQMVRDATFLRAAESAVGTLQ; from the coding sequence ATGGCTGAGTTTAAGGCTGACAAGACCGCGTACCAGGCGGGGGGAATCCAGGAAGTGGAAATCGGGATCGGCGGTCTAAGCATCGCCGAAGTCGTGGCGGTCGCGCGCCACGGCGCCCGCGTGACGGTGGTGCCGGAAGCGCTCGACGAGGTCGCGGCGACGCGGCAGCGGGTCGAAGACCTGGCGGCCTCGGACACGCCGGTCTACGGAATTTCGACGGGCTTCGGGGCGCTGGCCCGCCGGCATATCCCCGCCGAGAAGCGCGCGCAGCTGCAGCTGTCGCTGGTGCGCTCCCACGCGGCCGGCTCGGGGCCGGAGGTCGAAGAAGAAGTAATCCGCGCGCTGATGCTGCTGCGTCTGTCGACGCTGTGTACGGGGCGCACCGGCGTGCGGCCGGTGGTGGTGCAGACTTACGCGGCCGCGCTCAACGCCGGGGTTGTCCCGGTGGTCTACGAGTACGGCTCCCTGGGCTGCTCCGGCGACCTGGCCCCGCTGGCCCACTGCGCCCTGGCGCTGCTGGGCGAGGGCGAGGTCCGCGTGGAGGGCAAGCGGCAGCCGGCGGCAGAGGCCCTGGAGCGTGCCGGGATCGAGCCGCTGCAGCTGCGGGAGAAGGAAGGCTTGGCCCTGATCAATGGCACCGACGGCATGCTGGGGCAGTTGTGCCTGGCCATCGCGGACTTGGAGGCGCTGGCTAGGCAGGCGGACATCGCGACCGCGCTGACGGTAGAGGGCCTGCAGGGCAGCCTGGACGTCTTCGCCGACGACCTGCAGCAGCTGCGCCCACACCCCGGCCAGGCGGCCGCGGCGGCGAATATCCGCGCGCTGGCCGCGGGCTCGGAGAACCTTTCCGCCGCGCACGACGAATTCGCCCAGTCGCACGTGCAGGATGCCTACTCGGTCAGGTGCGCCCCGCAGGTGGCTGGCGGTTTCCGTGACACGCTGGAGCACGCCCGCCAGGTAGCCGTCAACGAGTTGGCGGCGGCCGTGGACAACCCCGTGGTCGCGCTGGACGGGCGGGTGGTCTCCAACGGCAATTTCCACGGCGCCCCCGTGGCTTATGCGCTCGATTTCCTGGCCATTGTACTCGCGGATCTCGCCTCCATCTCGGAGCGGCGCACGGATCGCTTTCTGGACGTGGCGCGTAACCGCGGCCTGCCGGCGTTCGTGGCGGCCGACCCGGGCGTGGACTCGGGACACATGATCGCCCAGTACACGCAGGCCGGCATCGTCAGTGAGTTGAAGCGCCTAGCGGCCCCGGCGTCGGCGGATTCGATCCCTTCGTCGGCCATGCAGGAAGACCACGTTTCCATGGGCTGGTCGGCGGCGCGCAAGCTGCGGCGCGGCATCGATGGCGCGCAGCGCGTGGTAGCGATTGAGATCCTGACCGCGGCCCGCGGCATCGGCCTGCGCGACAGTGCGCCGGGCGACGGGGTGACCGCCGTCGTGGCGGCGCTTAGGGAACGGGTTCCGGGGGTAGGCCCGGACCGCTACCTGGCGCCGGAAATCGAGCAGGCCGTCCAGATGGTGCGGGATGCTACCTTCCTGCGCGCCGCGGAATCCGCCGTCGGCACACTGCAATAA
- a CDS encoding urocanate hydratase, with the protein MSEAREIRAPRGTEISAKSWATEAPLRMLMNNLDPEVAERPEDLVVYGGTGKAARSWEAFDAIVDTLRDLEADETLLVQSGKPVGVFKTNEWAPRVLIANSNLVGDWANWEHFRELEAEGLMMYGQMTAGSWIYIATQGILQGTYETFAAVARKRFDGTLAGTLTLTGGCGGMGGAQPLAVTLNGGACLIVDVDETRLKRRQSKRYLDEVVTDLDEALKLTLAAKEEKRALSVGLVGNAAEVFPEILRRQQAGELTVDVVTDQTSAHDPLSYLPTEITVADWHTEAQADPTTFTKKSRESMARQVQAMVEFQDAGAEVFDYGNSIRDEARHAGYTRAFEFPGFVPAYIRPLFCEGLGPFRWAALSGDPEDIKVTDQALKELFPDNEHLHNWLDAAEEYVEFEGLPARICWLGYNERHKAGLRFNELVAEGKISAPIVIGRDHLDSGSVASPYRETEAMLDGTDAVADWPLLNAMTAVSSGATWVSIHHGGGVGMGRSIHAGQVSVADGTELAAAKLRSVLTNDPGMGVIRHVDAGYTRAQEVAEERGVRIPMEFQARD; encoded by the coding sequence ATGTCGGAAGCTCGTGAAATCCGCGCCCCGCGCGGGACCGAAATCAGCGCCAAGTCCTGGGCCACCGAGGCCCCGCTGCGCATGTTGATGAACAACCTGGACCCGGAGGTCGCCGAGCGCCCCGAGGACCTAGTTGTCTACGGCGGCACCGGCAAGGCCGCCCGCAGCTGGGAAGCCTTCGACGCCATCGTCGACACGCTGCGCGACCTCGAGGCGGACGAGACCCTGCTGGTGCAGTCCGGCAAGCCGGTCGGCGTGTTTAAGACCAACGAGTGGGCCCCGCGAGTGCTGATCGCCAACTCCAACCTGGTCGGCGACTGGGCCAACTGGGAGCACTTCCGCGAGCTGGAAGCCGAGGGCCTGATGATGTACGGCCAGATGACCGCTGGGTCCTGGATCTACATCGCCACCCAGGGCATCCTGCAGGGCACCTACGAGACCTTCGCGGCCGTCGCCCGCAAGCGCTTCGACGGCACGCTCGCCGGCACGCTGACCCTGACCGGCGGCTGCGGTGGCATGGGCGGCGCCCAGCCGCTGGCCGTAACCTTGAACGGCGGCGCGTGCCTCATCGTGGATGTGGACGAGACCCGCCTGAAGCGTCGCCAGTCCAAGCGCTACCTCGATGAGGTCGTCACCGACTTGGATGAGGCTCTCAAGCTGACCCTGGCCGCCAAGGAAGAAAAGCGCGCCCTGTCCGTGGGCCTGGTTGGCAACGCCGCGGAGGTTTTCCCCGAGATTCTGCGCCGCCAGCAGGCCGGCGAGTTGACCGTGGACGTCGTCACCGACCAGACCTCCGCCCACGACCCGCTGAGCTACCTGCCCACCGAAATTACCGTGGCCGACTGGCACACCGAGGCCCAGGCCGACCCGACCACCTTCACCAAGAAGTCCCGCGAGTCCATGGCCCGCCAGGTCCAGGCCATGGTCGAATTCCAGGACGCCGGCGCCGAGGTCTTCGACTACGGCAACTCCATCCGCGACGAGGCCCGCCACGCCGGCTACACCCGCGCCTTCGAGTTTCCGGGCTTCGTCCCGGCCTATATCCGCCCGCTGTTCTGCGAGGGACTGGGCCCGTTCCGCTGGGCCGCGCTGTCCGGCGACCCGGAAGACATCAAGGTCACGGACCAGGCGCTCAAGGAGCTCTTCCCAGATAACGAGCACCTGCACAACTGGCTGGACGCGGCCGAGGAATACGTCGAGTTCGAGGGCCTGCCGGCGCGCATTTGCTGGCTGGGCTACAACGAGCGCCACAAGGCCGGCCTGCGGTTTAACGAGCTGGTCGCCGAGGGCAAGATCTCCGCGCCGATCGTCATCGGCCGCGACCACCTAGACTCCGGCTCCGTGGCCTCGCCGTACCGCGAGACCGAGGCGATGCTGGACGGCACCGATGCCGTGGCTGACTGGCCGCTGCTCAACGCCATGACCGCCGTCTCTTCCGGCGCAACCTGGGTCTCCATCCACCACGGCGGCGGCGTCGGGATGGGCCGCTCCATCCACGCCGGCCAGGTCAGCGTCGCCGACGGCACCGAGCTGGCCGCTGCCAAGCTGCGCTCGGTGCTCACCAATGACCCGGGCATGGGCGTTATCCGCCACGTGGACGCGGGCTACACTCGGGCTCAGGAAGTCGCCGAGGAGCGCGGGGTGCGCATCCCGATGGAGTTCCAGGCCCGCGACTAG